One Bufo gargarizans isolate SCDJY-AF-19 chromosome 3, ASM1485885v1, whole genome shotgun sequence DNA segment encodes these proteins:
- the STMN1 gene encoding stathmin: MSEADIKVKELEKRASGQAFELILSPPSTDAAPDIAIASPKKKECSLEEIQKKLEAAEERRKLHEAEILKQLAEKREHEKEVLQKAKEENDNFSKMAEEKLTSKMEAIKENREAQMAAKLERLRELEKNREEIRKGKDSKEAEN; this comes from the exons ATGTCTGAAGCTG ATATTAAGGTAAAAGAGCTGGAGAAGCGTGCCTCTGGTCAGGCATTTGAGCTGATCCTTAGCCCTCCATCTACTGATGCAGCTCCAGATATTGCGATTGCTTCCCCAAAGAAAAAGGAATGCTCATTAGAAGAAATTCAGAAGAAGCTGGAAGCAGCAGAAGAGAGGCGCAAG CTACACGAGGCTGAGATCTTAAAACAGCTTGCAGAGAAGAGAGAGCATGAAAAAGAAGTTCTGCAGAAAGCTAAAGAAGAAAACGACAACTTCAGCAAGATGGCCGAGGAAAAATTAACTTCTAAAATGGAAGCCATTAAAGAAAATAGAGAGGCCCAGATGGCGGCAAAACTGGAGAGATTGCGAGAACTG GAGAAGAATCGGGAAGAGATCAGAAAGGGAAAGGATTCCAAAGAAGCTGAAAATTGA